One window of Misgurnus anguillicaudatus chromosome 13, ASM2758022v2, whole genome shotgun sequence genomic DNA carries:
- the slc1a7b gene encoding solute carrier family 1 member 7b isoform X2 has product MRMLKMLILPLVVSSLMSGLAALDAKCSSRLGLITVSYYLWTTFLAVVVGIVMVSIIHPGGMAQKEDSEDSGKPIMSSADALLDLIRNMFPANLVQATFQQYRTNSVPIMKTPKTTVSLGLTETTTRRALIYGIQDDNGTDIQNFQLDLTPPPDVVFRTLPGTSEGMNVLGIVIFSSTMGIMLGRMGPNGSALVNFCQSLNEAVLKIVAIVIWYFPFGIVFLVAGKILEMSDPSAMGKKLGFYAVTVVMGLILHGLFILPSMYFFITKKSPIVYIRGILQALLISLATSSSSATLPITFKCLLENNHIDRRIIRFVLPVGATINMDGTALYEAVAAIFIAQVNNYELDFGQIITISITATAASIGAAGIPQAGLVTMVIVLTSVGLPTDDITLIIAVDWALDRFRTMVNVMGDALATGIMAHICRKDFIKEGDGVPLICETKPMNNQSLPNCQQNNGSFQPPPAGGKPEHIPPDVARLMQLEEGVRPPPPERRKPPVPPRHLKHRDKDHCAIDMNGLETNV; this is encoded by the exons TTTGATGTCTGGCCTGGCTGCGCTGGATGCGAAATGTTCAAGTCGACTCGGCCTCATCACCGTGTCTTATTACCTGTGGACCACTTTTCTGGCTGTAGTGGTGGGGATCGTCATGGTGTCCATCATTCATCCGGGTGGAATGGCACAGAAAGAAGACTCGGAGGACAGCGGGAAACCCATTATGAGCTCTGCCGATGCCCTCCTGGATCTCATAAG AAACATGTTTCCAGCAAACCTTGTTCAGGCCACATTTCAGCAG TATCGTACCAACAGTGTGCCAATAATGAAGACTCCAAAGACCACAGTAAGCCTGGGCCTGACAGAGACCACCACCCGCCGGGCTCTTATCTACGGGATTCAGGATGATAACGGTACGGACATCCAGAACTTTCAGCTGGATCTGACCCCGCCTCCCGACGTAGTGTTTCGAACTCTTCCCGGCACCAGTGAAGGAATGAACGTGCTGGGAATAGTTATTTTCTCTTCCACCATGG GTATAATGTTGGGCAGAATGGGTCCTAATGGCAGTGCGCTGGTGAACTTTTGCCAAAGTTTGAATGAAGCTGTGTTGAAAATTGTGGCTATAGTAATCTG GTATTTTCCGTTCGGCATTGTGTTTCTGGTGGCCGGAAAGATTCTGGAGATGAGCGACCCGTCTGCGATGGGGAAGAAGTTGGGTTTTTATGCCGTCACCGTGGTGATGGGTCTCATACTACATGGCCTCTTCATTCTGCCCAGCATGTATTTCTTCATCACCAAAAAGAGTCCGATCGTGTACATCCGAGGAATCCTGCAGGCTTTGCTCATCTCCCTGGCCACATCCTCCAG ttcTGCCACACTGCCTATCACCTTCAAGTGCCTGCTGGAGAACAACCACATCGACCGGCGGATCATTCGCTTCGTTCTGCCGGTGGGTGCCACCATTAACATGGACGGTACTGCGCTCTACGAGGCCGTGGCCGCCATTTTCATCGCCCAGGTCAACAACTATGAGCTTGACTTTGGCCAGATCATCACCATCAG TATTACAGCAACGGCAGCGAGCATCGGTGCCGCCGGTATCCCACAGGCTGGCCTGGTCACTATGGTAATAGTGTTGACATCCGTAGGCCTGCCCACTGATGACATCACTCTCATTATAGCTGTTGATTGGGCCCT GGACAGATTTCGCACTATGGTGAATGTGATGGGAGACGCGCTGGCTACAGGAATCATGGCTCATATCTGCAGAAAAGATTTCATTAAAGAAGGAGATGGG GTCCCGCTCATCTGTGAAACAAAGCCCATGAATAACCAGAGTCTGCCCAACTGTCAGCAGAATAATGGAAGTTTCCAACCTCCACCAGCAGGGGGCAAACCTGAGCACATCCCACCTGACGTAGCTCGTCTCATGCAGCTGGAAGAGGGCGTTCGCCCCCCACCCCCAGAACGGAGAAAACCACCGGTGCCCCCTCGCCACCTGAAACATAGAGACAAGGACCATTGTGCTATTGATATGAACGGTCTGGAGACTAATGTATAG